The Helianthus annuus cultivar XRQ/B chromosome 16, HanXRQr2.0-SUNRISE, whole genome shotgun sequence genome includes a window with the following:
- the LOC110919548 gene encoding uncharacterized protein LOC110919548: protein MASKDVKWVNAMQTELDALWTLVLCMEDDMDDMENNSFTPTWENGAESPILLEHVVGQGSTKYKIKLKYGGYFRLAKNSYKKRYCFGFQKCFNIDTCIYDFDDLNEEVATHYPPDPELSFSVFYIDKYATKQKFVKVDSHENFKFMLSMYEVEKELTIYVTMNNNVETSSVQERESDDAHDEEDEEDESVTFSTDDEVGHASSEPITVSSKNGTIKVNSTFENVVEFRRALSHYAIMNEFAYFTEKSEPTWVTARCSDLQCKWRIHASVMQDGISFEVKKLVEPHSCTRSNKGANKVATQGWVASVLRHKLKCDGDVSIKELHKWVKINFNVDLPYMKIFRGKEQTYSDLYGNWEDSFIKTNAFKEELLRRNPGSVVEVDIETKGNKKLFLRFFVSLLACWKGFLVGCRPYIYLDACHLKGKFNGVLVAANSVDGNNSIFPVAYGVLESENKNSWIWFLELLKKAIGTPNGLVISSDMQKGLDIAITQVYPNVEHRECIRHLFSNFQKRFRGDLFTRNLWRAAKTYCVNEHDRLLNEIAGANKDALTYLNENHNKIWSRCRFGETSKCNYVTNNISESFNAWIGEVRYKPVLELLDSIREKIMVRFDKKMRLSKKWKGTLVPKTKTYLDKISKKLGAYEICRSGENRAEVKYEDKRWEVSLDERKCTCRVWQVKGVPCMHATAFIIFIRDVNWDMYVDPFYTIEKFKLAYALEVAPMPTKDQWVHIDNEEKIYPPAIKRPPGRPRKNRIRPGDEPKKRQKCP, encoded by the exons GTGCTTTGTATGGAAGATGATATGGATGATATGGAAAATAATTCATTTACACCAACTTGGGAGAATGGCGCAGAATCGCCAATATTGCTTGAGCATGTTGTTGGCCAAGGATCGACTAAGTACAAGATAAAATTAAAATATGGAGGTTACTTTCGGTTAGCTAAGAACTCATACAAAAAACGTTATTGTTTTGGCTTTCAAAAATGTTTTAACATTGACACTTGCATATACGACTTTGATGATTTGAATGAAGAGGTTGCCACTCATTATCCTCCGGATCCGGAGCTATCCTTTTCAGTTTTTTATATTGACAAATACGCTACTAAGCAAAAATTTGTGAAGGTTGATTCTCATGAGAACTTTAAATTCATGCTTAGTATGTACGAAGTTGAGAAAGAATTAACCATTTATGTGACAATGAATAATAATGTCGAGACAAGCTCGGTGCAAGAAAG GGAATCGGATGATGCtcatgatgaagaagatgaggagGATGAATCAGTGACTTTTAGTACAGATGATGAAGTTGGGCATGCAAGTTCCGAACCGATAACTGTTAGCAGCAAGAATGGAACTATTAAAGTTAACTCCACGTTTGAAAATGTTGTAGAGTTTAGACGAGCGTTGTCCCATTATGCAATCATGAATGAATTTGCATACTTTACAGAGAAAAGTGAACCTACATGGGTCACAGCAAGGTGTAGTGACTTGCAATGCAAATGGAGGATACATGCTTCTGTTATGCAAGACGGAATTTCATTTGAG GTTAAGAAATTGGTCGAACCACATTCTTGTACTAGAAGCAACAAAGGTGCTAATAAGGTGGCAACACAAGGATGGGTTGCAAGTGTGCTTAGACATAAGTTGAAATGCGATGGGGATGTCTCAATTAAAGAACTCCACAAGTGGGTTAAGATAAATTTCAATGTTGATCTACCCTACATGAAAATCTTTCGAGGTAAAGAACAAACTTATAGTGATTTGTACGGGAATTGGGAAGACTCATTCATAAAGACGAATGCTTTTAAAGAGGAACTATTAAGGCGAAACCCGGGAAGCGTTGTCGAAGTTGACATTGAGACTAAAGGTAATAAGAAACTATTTTTACGCTTTTTTGTTTCACTACTAGCTTGTTGGAAGGGGTTTCTTGTTGGTTGTCGTCCCTATATTTATCTAGATGCATGCCATCTAAAAGGCAAGTTTAATGGGGTACTAGTCGCTGCTAATAGTGTTGATGGTAACAATTCTATTTTTCCGGTGGCTTATGGTGTACTTGAATCTGAAAACAAGAACTCATGGATATGGTTTCTTGAGTTACTTAAGAAAGCAATCGGTACGCCTAATGGACTAGTTATATCATCAGATATGCAAAAGGGTCTAGACATTGCAATTACACAAGTTTACCCTAATGTTGAGCATAGAGAGTGCATTAGGCACTTATTTAGTAATTTCCAGAAGCGTTTTCGTGGTGATTTATTCACAAGAAATTTATGGCGAGCTGCAAAGACCTATTGTGTAAACGAGCATGATCGACTGTTAAATGAAATTGCTGGAGCAAATAAAGATGCACTTACTTATCTTAATGAGAATCACAATAAGATATGGAGTCGTTGTAGGTTTGGGGAGACATCAAAGTGTAACTATGTTACAAATAATATTTCGGAGTCATTTAATGCGTGGATAGGTGAGGTGCGTTATAAACCGGTTCTTGAATTACTTGATTCCATTAGAGAGAAGATTATGGTACGATTTGACAAAAAAATGAGGCTTTCAAAAAAATGGAAGGGTACCTTAGTACCTAAAACTAAGACTTACCTCGACAAAATCTCTAAG AAATTAGGTGCATATGAAATTTGTAGAAGTGGTGAAAATCGAGCTGAGGTGAAATACGAGGACAAGCGTTGGGAGGTTTCCCTTGATGAGAGAAAATGTACTTGTCGGGTTTGGCAGGTAAAAGGTGTCCCGTGTATGCATGCAACAGCTTTTATTATTTTCATAAGGGATGTTAACTGGGACATGTATGTTGATCCATTTTATACTATTGAGAAGTTTAAATTAGCTTATGCGTTAGAAGTTGCTCCAATGCCTACAAAGGATCAATGGGTGCATATAGATAACGAAGAAAAGATATACCCACCTGCAATCAAACGTCCACCTGGGAGACCAAGAAAGAACAGAATTAGACCAGGTGACGAGCCTAAAAAACGACAAAAATGTCCATGA